One window of the candidate division WOR-3 bacterium genome contains the following:
- the tnpB gene encoding IS200/IS605 family element RNA-guided endonuclease TnpB has product MKKVNKTYKFRIYPNAEQEENLARHFGHSRFVYNYFLNQRKEQYQKDKKSDNYYVQSATLTKLKKEEDTKWLKEVNSQTLQFALKSLDSAYTNFFRGNAKFPRFKSRRNKNSFTVPQSGKIVDGKLNIPKFKDGIKIKLHREVKGKIGKMSITKTPTGKYYVSIFTEQEADELPKTNRQVGIDLGLKDFVITSDNKKFKNNRYTKKYAKQLKKAQQHLSRKQKGSNGFEKQKIKVAKIHEKIASCRLDTLHKVSKELVESYDLISIEDLNVKGMIKNRKLSKHIADASWGNFVTLLQYKCDWYGKELVKVNRFFPSSKTCNECGWINQDLNLSIREWTCKNGHKLDRDLNASQNILKEGLKIYGEELAITKVERKSDVSNSAYSVKPEAKPIGSAVGG; this is encoded by the coding sequence ATGAAGAAAGTAAATAAAACATATAAATTCAGGATATATCCTAATGCTGAACAAGAAGAGAATCTTGCTAGGCATTTTGGGCATTCTCGTTTTGTGTATAATTACTTCCTCAATCAAAGAAAAGAACAGTATCAGAAAGATAAAAAGTCTGATAATTATTATGTTCAATCTGCCACCCTGACAAAACTAAAAAAAGAAGAAGATACAAAGTGGTTAAAAGAAGTAAATAGCCAAACACTGCAGTTTGCCTTAAAATCTTTGGATAGTGCATATACTAACTTCTTTCGTGGCAACGCAAAATTTCCAAGGTTCAAATCACGTAGAAATAAAAATAGCTTCACAGTCCCACAATCAGGCAAAATAGTTGATGGAAAACTAAACATACCTAAATTCAAAGATGGTATTAAAATAAAGTTACATAGAGAAGTTAAAGGTAAAATTGGTAAGATGAGTATTACCAAAACACCTACTGGTAAATATTATGTTTCAATTTTCACAGAACAAGAGGCTGATGAATTACCAAAAACAAATAGACAAGTTGGTATCGACCTTGGTTTAAAAGATTTTGTGATTACTTCCGATAATAAGAAATTTAAGAACAATAGATACACAAAAAAGTATGCTAAACAATTAAAGAAAGCACAACAGCACCTTTCTCGTAAGCAAAAAGGAAGCAATGGTTTTGAAAAACAAAAAATCAAAGTTGCCAAGATACACGAGAAAATTGCAAGTTGTAGATTAGATACCTTACATAAAGTCAGCAAAGAACTTGTTGAATCTTATGATTTAATAAGTATTGAAGACTTAAACGTTAAAGGTATGATTAAAAATAGAAAACTATCCAAACATATTGCGGATGCAAGTTGGGGTAACTTTGTAACCTTACTTCAATATAAATGTGATTGGTACGGAAAGGAACTTGTAAAAGTCAATAGATTTTTTCCTAGTTCAAAGACCTGCAACGAGTGTGGATGGATAAATCAAGACTTAAATCTTTCGATTAGAGAATGGACTTGTAAAAACGGTCATAAATTAGACCGTGATTTGAATGCAAGTCAAAATATTCTTAAAGAAGGTTTAAAAATATATGGTGAGGAACTCGCCATTACAAAGGTGGAGAGAAAATCAGACGTTAGTAATAGCGCATACTCTGTGAAGCCCGAAGCCAAACCCATCGGCTCTGCCGTGGGTGGGTAG
- a CDS encoding D-Ala-D-Ala carboxypeptidase family metallohydrolase: MILPIFEWIKKYIDFKTTKIFPMQLTKDFHKSEFDSKDGSEMPDDVLQNVQKLANQLQVLRNYIGKPIYINSGYRSPSHNKKVGGSPNSQHLLGKAADIRVKGYTTERLAKVIESLINNGDMLQGGIGIYNSFVHYDHRRTRARWDFRK; encoded by the coding sequence ATGATACTACCAATTTTTGAGTGGATAAAAAAGTATATTGATTTTAAAACTACTAAAATATTTCCTATGCAACTAACCAAAGACTTTCACAAGAGCGAGTTTGACAGTAAAGACGGCTCAGAAATGCCAGACGATGTATTGCAAAATGTACAGAAACTTGCTAATCAATTACAAGTGTTACGAAATTATATAGGTAAACCTATTTACATAAATAGCGGTTATAGGTCGCCAAGCCATAACAAAAAAGTGGGGGGTAGTCCAAACAGTCAACATCTATTAGGAAAGGCAGCAGATATACGTGTTAAGGGTTATACAACTGAAAGATTAGCAAAGGTTATCGAAAGTTTGATAAATAACGGAGATATGTTGCAAGGTGGTATCGGTATTTATAACAGCTTTGTTCATTATGACCACAGAAGAACTAGAGCAAGGTGGGATTTTAGAAAGTAG
- a CDS encoding alkaline phosphatase family protein, producing the protein MKKLFIILAIATAFYSCSTELTETEQSRPQNTTTENLIVITLDGLRWQEVFEDADVFDRDYLSTIGNLYGNRNVGNKVNVANPTNISYPGYHEIFTGNTTGILSNNPIRNPHKTVLEYINEQRGYNSDNVQVVSVGGFTVPLFRPDAAYFPIYTPTNIYSGGDVFSVDYKTIFNSETIHNEKYLYLLEKSISEIDNYTPLIHQFGSGGIGENNELSELLLYLLGKNILEIDNPKVMYFYFAMTDLFAHNGIWNDYTNAARNVGVYIKDLVDFVNTHPQYANNTTILITTDHGRGSSSWGAHSSNTEGADETWFILISPYTNKGIVNEQKQYYNEQLAQTMANILGFQYEADHEIAEAIEL; encoded by the coding sequence ATGAAAAAACTATTTATAATCTTAGCAATTGCAACGGCTTTTTATAGTTGCTCAACTGAACTAACTGAAACAGAGCAATCCAGACCGCAAAATACAACAACGGAAAATCTAATTGTCATCACACTAGACGGTCTAAGATGGCAAGAAGTTTTTGAAGATGCAGACGTATTTGATAGGGATTATCTAAGCACTATTGGTAATCTATACGGAAATAGGAATGTAGGAAACAAGGTAAACGTCGCTAATCCTACTAATATAAGTTATCCAGGCTACCACGAAATATTCACAGGGAATACAACGGGGATATTAAGTAACAATCCAATAAGAAACCCACATAAAACGGTTTTAGAATATATTAACGAGCAACGAGGATATAATAGCGATAATGTGCAAGTGGTAAGTGTTGGAGGTTTCACAGTACCTTTATTTCGCCCTGATGCAGCATACTTTCCTATTTATACACCTACTAATATTTATAGCGGAGGGGATGTTTTTAGCGTAGATTATAAAACTATTTTTAATTCTGAAACTATACACAATGAGAAGTATTTATATTTATTAGAAAAATCAATTAGTGAAATAGATAATTATACGCCTTTAATACATCAATTCGGAAGTGGTGGAATAGGAGAAAATAATGAGTTAAGCGAATTACTTTTATACTTATTAGGGAAAAACATTTTAGAAATTGATAACCCTAAAGTTATGTATTTCTACTTTGCAATGACTGATTTATTTGCACACAATGGAATTTGGAACGACTATACCAATGCTGCAAGGAATGTAGGGGTCTACATCAAGGACTTAGTAGATTTTGTTAACACGCATCCGCAGTACGCTAACAACACCACTATATTAATAACAACAGACCACGGGCGAGGGAGTTCGAGCTGGGGGGCGCACAGTTCAAATACAGAGGGAGCGGATGAAACTTGGTTTATCTTAATATCGCCTTACACAAACAAAGGAATAGTTAACGAGCAAAAGCAATACTATAACGAGCAACTCGCGCAAACAATGGCAAATATTTTAGGATTTCAATACGAAGCCGATCACGAAATTGCAGAAGCTATAGAATTATAA